One genomic region from Bubalus bubalis isolate 160015118507 breed Murrah chromosome 12, NDDB_SH_1, whole genome shotgun sequence encodes:
- the POMC gene encoding pro-opiomelanocortin — MPRLCSSRSGALLLALLLQASMEVRGWCLESSQCQDLTTESNLLACIRACKPDLSAETPVFPGNGDEQPLTENPRKYVMGHFRWDRFGRRNGSSSSGVGGAAQKREEEVAVGEGPGPRGDDGETGPREDKRSYSMEHFRWGKPVGKKRRPVKVYPNGAEDESAQAFPLEFKRELTGERLEQARGPEAQAESAAARAELEYGLVAEAEAEAAEKKDAEPYKMEHFRWGSPPKDKRYGGFMTSEKSQTPLVTLFKNAIIKNAHKKGQ, encoded by the exons ATGCCGAGACTGTGCAGCAGTCGTTCGGGCGCCCTGCTGCTGGCCTTGCTGCTTCAGGCCTCCATGGAAGTGCGTGGTTGGTGCCTGGAGAGTAGCCAGTGTCAGGACCTCACCACGGAAAGTAACCTGCTG GCGTGCATCCGGGCCTGCAAGCCCGACCTCTCCGCCGAGACGCCGGTGTTCCCCGGCAACGGCGACGAGCAGCCGCTGACTGAGAACCCCCGGAAGTACGTCATGGGCCATTTCCGCTGGGACCGCTTCGGCCGTCGGAatggtagcagcagcagcggagtTGGGGGCGCGGCCCAGAAGCGCGAGGAGGAAGTGGCGGTGGGCGAAGGCCCCGGGCCCCGCGGCGATGATGGCGAGACGGGTCCGCGCGAGGACAAGCGTTCTTACTCCATGGAACACTTCCGCTGGGGCAAGCCGGTGGGCAAGAAGCGGCGCCCGGTGAAGGTGTACCCCAACGGCGCCGAGGACGAGTCGGCCCAGGCCTTTCCCCTCGAATTCAAGAGGGAGCTGACAGGGGAGAGGCTCGAGCAGGCGCGCGGCCCCGAGGCCCAGGCTGAGAGCGCGGCCGCCCGGGCTGAGCTGGAGTATGGCCTGGTGGCGGAGGCGGAGGCCGAGGCGGCCGAGAAGAAGGACGCGGAGCCCTATAAGATGGAACACTTCCGCTGGGGCAGCCCGCCCAAGGACAAGCGCTACGGCGGGTTCATGACCTCCGAGAAGAGCCAAACGCCCCTTGTCACGCTGTTCAAAAACGCCATCATCAAGAACGCCCACAAGAAGGGCCAGTGA